One genomic segment of Streptomyces sp. NBC_00239 includes these proteins:
- a CDS encoding maleylpyruvate isomerase family mycothiol-dependent enzyme produces MEKNLEFPDLLRLIDERSTAFRAVVAAAPGLDAQVPTCPGWTLFDLVKHLGGGDRFWAAIVGAGSADAPPAEAVAARAALEVPQEREALLAWLDASTQLLLGALHAAGPESGCWTWWPASQSPQTAGGTARHRVQETAVHTYDAQLAGGSPQPLPVELALDGVEEFLFTVCATPSAWPHKPTAFDFHAAEGRSWRLTVDGDGARITRIPAPTAATGEDSDAAGASVHGTASELVLYLYDRIQAESLHVDGNAGLLDLLRAWEPEEK; encoded by the coding sequence GTGGAAAAGAATCTTGAGTTCCCTGACCTGTTGCGACTGATCGATGAACGGTCGACCGCCTTCCGCGCCGTGGTCGCCGCCGCGCCCGGTCTCGACGCGCAGGTGCCGACCTGCCCCGGGTGGACGCTGTTCGATCTGGTGAAGCACCTGGGTGGGGGAGACCGTTTCTGGGCCGCCATCGTCGGCGCGGGGTCTGCCGACGCTCCCCCGGCCGAGGCCGTCGCCGCGCGCGCCGCGCTGGAAGTGCCGCAGGAACGTGAGGCCCTGCTGGCCTGGCTGGACGCGTCGACGCAGCTTCTGCTGGGCGCCCTGCACGCGGCGGGACCGGAGAGCGGCTGCTGGACGTGGTGGCCCGCGTCGCAGTCACCGCAGACCGCCGGCGGCACCGCCCGGCACCGGGTCCAGGAGACCGCGGTGCACACCTACGACGCCCAGCTCGCCGGGGGCTCCCCGCAGCCGCTGCCGGTCGAGCTGGCACTCGACGGTGTGGAGGAGTTCCTGTTCACCGTCTGCGCAACGCCGAGTGCCTGGCCGCACAAGCCCACGGCCTTCGACTTCCACGCCGCCGAGGGCCGCTCCTGGCGCCTCACCGTCGACGGCGACGGCGCACGCATCACCCGTATCCCCGCGCCCACCGCCGCGACCGGCGAAGACTCGGACGCAGCCGGCGCCTCCGTCCACGGCACGGCCAGTGAGCTGGTCCTCTACCTGTACGACCGGATCCAGGCCGAATCCTTGCACGTTGACGGAAACGCAGGGCTGCTCGACCTGCTCCGCGCCTGGGAGCCGGAGGAGAAGTAG
- a CDS encoding carboxymuconolactone decarboxylase family protein, translated as MDARLNYFAGPNPGKALKHLMSAGRALKESPLPAATQELVALRVSQINGCAVCIDMHTKEAAAAGEASVRLNLVAAWREARVFTEAERVALELAEQGTRVADAAGGVSDEVWARAAEHYDEEQLTALVILVSFMNTVNRLNIITQQPAGDYEVGQFH; from the coding sequence ATGGACGCGCGACTGAACTACTTCGCCGGCCCGAACCCCGGCAAGGCCCTCAAGCACCTCATGTCGGCGGGCAGGGCGCTCAAGGAATCCCCGCTGCCGGCCGCGACGCAGGAGTTGGTGGCACTGCGCGTGAGCCAGATCAACGGCTGCGCCGTCTGCATCGACATGCACACAAAGGAGGCCGCCGCTGCCGGGGAGGCCTCGGTGCGGCTGAACCTGGTGGCGGCGTGGCGGGAGGCCAGGGTCTTCACCGAGGCCGAACGTGTCGCGCTGGAGCTGGCGGAGCAGGGGACCCGGGTCGCGGACGCGGCCGGCGGGGTCAGCGACGAGGTCTGGGCGCGTGCCGCCGAGCACTACGACGAGGAGCAGCTCACCGCCCTGGTGATCCTGGTGTCCTTCATGAACACGGTGAACCGGCTGAACATCATCACCCAGCAGCCGGCCGGCGACTACGAGGTCGGGCAGTTCCACTGA
- a CDS encoding RNA polymerase sigma-70 factor, with the protein MSKVEEFEELRSLLFSIAYRILGSVGEAEDAVQETWLRFDGSATRPTSTKAFLSATVTRISIDVLRSARVRREEYVGPWFPEPLLTDPYQDPARSAELADSVSMAALLLLERLSPLERSVFVLREVFGFGFDEVAAAVERSEAACRQLLVRARRHMQAGRPRFEADRQERQELATRFFDALREGNVVGLRDLLAADVSMVGDGGGKAPQLARAVIGAENVARLLASVFPRMARIDVTFEPHEVNGQPGAIFRDRDGKVLHTLALEVLDGQIQTIRSVINPDKLGHLGPVADAWAVDREVKQARPQTK; encoded by the coding sequence GTGAGCAAGGTCGAGGAGTTCGAGGAGCTGCGGTCGCTGCTGTTCTCGATCGCCTACCGGATTCTGGGCAGCGTGGGAGAGGCCGAGGACGCAGTACAGGAGACCTGGCTGCGCTTCGACGGCTCGGCGACCCGGCCCACGTCGACCAAGGCCTTCCTGTCCGCCACGGTGACGCGGATCTCGATCGACGTGCTGCGCTCCGCGCGGGTGAGGCGGGAGGAGTACGTCGGGCCGTGGTTCCCCGAGCCGCTGCTCACGGATCCCTATCAGGATCCGGCACGCTCAGCGGAACTGGCCGACTCTGTGTCCATGGCGGCGCTGCTGCTCCTGGAGCGGCTCAGCCCGCTGGAGCGGTCGGTGTTCGTGCTGCGGGAGGTGTTCGGCTTCGGCTTCGACGAGGTCGCCGCGGCGGTGGAGCGGTCGGAGGCGGCGTGCCGGCAGCTGCTGGTACGGGCGCGGCGGCACATGCAGGCCGGACGGCCACGGTTCGAAGCGGACCGTCAGGAGCGGCAGGAACTGGCGACGCGATTCTTCGACGCCCTCCGCGAAGGCAATGTCGTCGGCCTGCGGGATCTACTCGCCGCCGACGTGTCGATGGTCGGGGACGGCGGCGGCAAGGCCCCGCAGCTGGCCAGAGCCGTCATCGGCGCCGAGAACGTGGCCCGGCTGCTCGCCTCCGTCTTCCCCCGGATGGCCCGGATCGACGTGACCTTCGAGCCGCACGAGGTCAACGGCCAGCCCGGAGCGATCTTCCGCGACCGTGACGGCAAGGTGCTCCACACCTTGGCCCTCGAGGTGCTCGACGGGCAGATCCAGACGATCCGCTCGGTGATCAACCCCGACAAGCTCGGCCACCTCGGGCCGGTCGCTGACGCCTGGGCTGTCGACCGCGAGGTGAAGCAGGCCCGCCCGCAGACGAAATGA
- a CDS encoding SGNH/GDSL hydrolase family protein, whose translation MHTSSLGRVLPALLALVAATLGLTQHASAATAAGERYVALGDSYSSGVGAGSYLSDSGNCQRSSKAYPSLWAAANAPASFSFTACSGATTSTVKSSQLTPLNSSTTLVSVTAGGNDVGFANVMQTCVLQSEATCVNAVNNAIAQVNNTLPGSLSSLYGTIRSKAPQAHVVVLGYPRFYRLNGSCIAGLSETERAAINRGSDALNGMLAKQAANAGFSYSSVVDEFTGHEICSGDAWLHSVSVPVSNSYHPTATGHSGGYLPAFRSAV comes from the coding sequence ATGCACACGTCTAGCTTGGGACGGGTTTTGCCCGCCTTGCTGGCTCTGGTCGCCGCGACCCTGGGACTGACCCAGCACGCCTCCGCCGCCACGGCAGCAGGCGAGCGCTACGTCGCTCTCGGCGATTCCTACTCTTCAGGGGTGGGCGCCGGAAGCTACCTGTCCGACAGCGGCAACTGCCAGCGCAGCAGCAAGGCCTACCCCTCCCTGTGGGCGGCTGCCAACGCCCCGGCCTCGTTCTCCTTCACCGCCTGTTCAGGAGCGACGACCAGTACGGTCAAGAGCAGCCAGTTGACCCCGCTCAACAGCTCCACCACCCTGGTCAGCGTCACCGCCGGCGGCAACGACGTCGGCTTCGCGAACGTCATGCAGACCTGCGTCCTGCAGAGCGAGGCGACCTGCGTCAACGCGGTGAACAACGCCATCGCACAGGTCAACAACACCCTCCCCGGAAGCCTTTCGTCCCTCTACGGCACCATCCGCAGCAAGGCGCCGCAGGCTCACGTCGTCGTGCTCGGCTACCCGCGCTTCTACCGGCTGAACGGCAGCTGCATCGCCGGCCTGAGCGAAACCGAGCGTGCGGCGATCAACCGGGGCAGCGACGCACTCAACGGCATGCTCGCGAAGCAGGCCGCCAACGCGGGATTCTCCTACTCCAGCGTCGTGGACGAGTTCACCGGCCACGAGATCTGCTCGGGCGACGCCTGGCTGCACAGCGTCTCGGTGCCCGTCTCCAACAGCTACCACCCCACGGCCACAGGCCACTCCGGCGGATACCTGCCGGCCTTCCGCTCCGCCGTCTGA
- a CDS encoding GNAT family N-acetyltransferase encodes MDLPSDVPRISAGDALVLRPWRLDDLDLVREASTDPYIPLITTVPAVYSYDEGVAFVRRQWDRTVHGTGYPFVIARGHDDRPMGTIGLWVGEVAQGRATLGYWVAGSARGHGAASAALRAVSTWALADLRIPRLQLFVEPWNTASCRTAEDAGFVREGLLRSWQQVGDERRDMFVYSMLTAGTG; translated from the coding sequence ATGGACCTTCCTTCCGATGTTCCGCGGATCAGCGCGGGTGACGCCCTGGTGCTGCGCCCCTGGCGGCTCGACGACCTCGACCTGGTGCGCGAGGCCTCGACCGATCCGTACATTCCGCTGATCACCACCGTCCCCGCCGTCTACTCATACGACGAGGGGGTGGCGTTCGTCCGGCGGCAGTGGGACCGCACGGTCCACGGCACCGGATATCCGTTCGTCATCGCGCGTGGGCACGACGACCGCCCGATGGGCACGATCGGACTGTGGGTCGGCGAGGTCGCGCAGGGGCGTGCCACACTCGGCTACTGGGTGGCGGGCTCCGCGCGCGGGCACGGGGCGGCGTCGGCGGCCTTGCGCGCGGTCAGCACCTGGGCCCTCGCCGACCTCCGGATCCCCCGCCTCCAGCTTTTCGTCGAGCCGTGGAACACGGCGTCCTGCCGGACGGCCGAGGACGCCGGATTCGTCCGGGAGGGGCTGCTGCGCAGCTGGCAGCAAGTGGGTGACGAGCGCCGCGACATGTTCGTCTACTCGATGCTCACCGCCGGGACCGGCTGA
- the sbnA gene encoding 2,3-diaminopropionate biosynthesis protein SbnA, whose amino-acid sequence MIHDSIAGAVGNTPVVRLERLFRDQPLDVMAKLEYLNPLGSMKDRAARHVIESWLADGTVRPGSRLVESSSGNFGIALAALAPLYGLRLTCVLDPNTSATNLAILDNLGADIDMVWEQDTCGGYLETRLARVRQIVARDPDVVWVNQYANDLCWQAHYEQTATEVLTQIPGGIDVLMAAVSTTATLQGLARRLRAHWPTLRVVAVDAFGSVIFGGPAAPRRLPGHGSSRVPELAATLEHDDVVLVRDEEAVAGCHALLRSEGILAGASSGAVVSALQRIGPSLPDGSRVLTLFADRGERYMDLVYATGAATADTARPAHLREPVDVH is encoded by the coding sequence ATGATCCACGACAGCATTGCCGGAGCTGTGGGCAACACCCCCGTCGTCCGCCTGGAACGGCTGTTCCGGGACCAACCGCTCGACGTCATGGCCAAGCTGGAATACCTCAACCCGCTGGGCAGCATGAAGGACCGGGCCGCTCGCCACGTCATCGAGAGCTGGCTCGCCGATGGCACGGTCCGTCCCGGCTCGCGGCTCGTGGAGAGTTCCTCCGGCAACTTCGGCATCGCCCTGGCCGCCCTCGCCCCGCTCTACGGACTGCGGCTGACCTGCGTACTCGACCCGAACACCTCCGCGACGAACCTCGCCATCCTGGACAACCTCGGGGCGGACATCGACATGGTGTGGGAGCAGGACACCTGCGGCGGCTACCTGGAGACCAGACTCGCCCGGGTGCGGCAGATCGTGGCCCGCGACCCGGACGTCGTCTGGGTCAACCAGTACGCCAACGACCTGTGCTGGCAAGCCCATTACGAACAGACCGCGACGGAAGTCCTCACTCAGATCCCCGGGGGGATCGACGTCCTGATGGCGGCGGTCAGCACCACTGCGACCCTCCAGGGCCTCGCGCGCCGGCTGCGCGCCCATTGGCCCACCCTGCGGGTGGTCGCCGTCGACGCGTTCGGCTCGGTCATCTTCGGCGGGCCGGCGGCGCCCCGGCGGCTTCCCGGGCACGGGTCGAGCCGGGTCCCGGAACTGGCCGCCACCCTCGAACACGACGACGTGGTCCTCGTACGCGACGAGGAGGCGGTCGCGGGCTGCCATGCTCTCCTGCGCAGCGAGGGGATCCTTGCCGGGGCGTCGTCGGGAGCGGTGGTCAGTGCGCTGCAGCGCATCGGGCCGTCTTTGCCGGACGGCAGCCGGGTGCTCACGCTCTTCGCCGATCGCGGGGAACGGTACATGGACCTCGTCTACGCCACCGGGGCGGCCACTGCCGACACTGCGCGGCCCGCGCACCTGAGGGAGCCCGTCGACGTCCACTGA
- a CDS encoding ornithine cyclodeaminase yields the protein MSPQARSELFYLPRADVARALSHIDPVAVATDVLKAHARGETDVPDEGYLGWTTPQGHSARSLNMPGLIRGLEPVAGTKIINASLGNTARGVPRADGLTFLFDPETAHPYAMMDAALISATRTAAVSAVAVGLRTRPAHRLAFLGCGAQADAHFGLLLPRLAGLTELTVYDRDPAGADAFLARHRTTAEAAGVRLTVAGAAEDAVRGSDVVVPLTTVTEGYIRSDWLLPTATVVHVSLDDLVAEVVLGAAQVVVDDWQLVRTDPRRLLGRMYREGLLYGQDEPAPPGPAKQVDGTLGELLLKQEPLDESGLTVVNPFGMSVQDVALAHRVFTAATELGLGSRLPR from the coding sequence ATGTCACCCCAGGCAAGGTCCGAACTCTTCTATCTGCCGCGAGCGGATGTGGCCCGGGCACTGAGCCACATCGACCCGGTTGCCGTCGCAACGGACGTGCTGAAGGCGCACGCACGCGGCGAGACCGACGTGCCGGACGAGGGCTATCTCGGCTGGACCACTCCCCAAGGACACAGCGCCCGCAGCCTCAACATGCCGGGCCTGATCCGAGGGCTCGAGCCCGTGGCAGGCACCAAGATCATCAACGCCTCGCTGGGCAACACGGCCCGGGGCGTACCACGCGCGGACGGCCTGACCTTCCTGTTCGACCCCGAGACCGCCCACCCTTACGCGATGATGGACGCCGCCCTGATCAGCGCCACGCGGACGGCCGCGGTGTCGGCCGTCGCCGTCGGGCTGCGCACCCGCCCCGCCCACCGACTGGCCTTCCTGGGATGCGGTGCGCAGGCGGACGCCCACTTCGGCCTCCTGCTGCCCCGGCTTGCGGGCCTCACCGAACTGACCGTGTACGACCGGGACCCCGCCGGCGCGGACGCGTTCCTGGCCCGGCACCGCACAACGGCCGAAGCAGCAGGGGTGCGGCTGACGGTGGCGGGGGCAGCGGAGGACGCGGTCCGGGGTTCGGACGTGGTGGTACCGCTCACTACCGTGACTGAGGGGTACATCCGCTCCGACTGGCTGCTGCCCACCGCCACCGTCGTCCACGTTTCACTGGACGACCTGGTGGCGGAGGTCGTGCTGGGTGCCGCGCAGGTCGTGGTCGACGACTGGCAGCTCGTCCGTACCGATCCGCGTCGTCTCCTGGGGCGAATGTACCGCGAGGGGCTGCTGTACGGCCAGGACGAGCCGGCGCCCCCGGGACCGGCGAAGCAGGTCGACGGGACCTTGGGCGAACTCCTGCTGAAGCAGGAACCGCTGGACGAAAGCGGTCTGACGGTGGTGAACCCGTTCGGCATGTCCGTCCAGGACGTGGCACTCGCGCACCGGGTGTTCACCGCTGCAACGGAGCTGGGCCTCGGCTCGCGGTTGCCCCGATGA
- a CDS encoding helix-turn-helix transcriptional regulator — MNKIDIGFDDLEPQDLAVYDLAIRKGGLPTTHDLSPDGMTPQEVERSVAKLLEMRLLRASATEPGTFVSVAPQTAAAELTSVLVGEVSLRQQAIARIAEGKEALVARYTEGMAAAAGGVHRLKDLHKIRLLLEETAERCRFEVLTAQPGGARSPEILAEALPRDRRMLERGVAMRTLYQRTTRYNQPARAYVEEVTRLGAEVRTSNELFNRLIIFDRETAFIPDHADPLAAVVVREPSIVAFLLEVFERSWQAAEDFDTGSNDRDSGRGISGDVKLSILKLLAEGLKDEVIARRLGMSVRTCRKHIAAIMLQFGATSRFQGGYIAHRLHLLDSSDQEGGPSGVETEDG, encoded by the coding sequence ATGAATAAAATAGACATAGGGTTCGACGATCTCGAACCTCAGGATCTCGCTGTTTACGACCTGGCCATCCGCAAAGGCGGCCTGCCGACCACTCATGACCTGAGTCCGGACGGCATGACTCCGCAGGAGGTCGAACGGAGCGTTGCCAAACTCCTGGAGATGCGGCTGCTCAGGGCATCCGCGACCGAACCGGGGACGTTCGTGTCGGTGGCGCCGCAGACCGCCGCGGCCGAACTCACCAGTGTCCTGGTCGGAGAAGTGTCCCTGCGACAGCAGGCCATCGCGCGCATCGCCGAGGGCAAAGAGGCCTTGGTCGCCCGCTACACCGAGGGCATGGCCGCCGCAGCGGGCGGTGTCCACCGGCTCAAGGACCTGCACAAGATCCGCCTGCTCCTGGAGGAGACCGCGGAACGCTGTCGCTTCGAGGTGCTCACGGCGCAGCCGGGCGGTGCGCGGAGCCCCGAAATCCTGGCCGAAGCCCTGCCGCGCGACCGCCGCATGCTGGAACGGGGCGTTGCCATGCGCACCCTCTACCAGCGCACCACCCGCTACAACCAGCCGGCCCGTGCGTATGTCGAAGAGGTCACCCGCCTCGGTGCCGAAGTGCGGACCTCCAACGAGCTGTTCAACCGGCTCATCATCTTCGACCGCGAGACCGCCTTCATACCGGACCACGCCGACCCGCTGGCTGCGGTGGTGGTCCGCGAACCGTCCATCGTCGCCTTCCTCCTCGAGGTGTTCGAACGCAGCTGGCAGGCGGCCGAGGACTTCGACACCGGCAGCAACGACAGGGATTCCGGCCGCGGCATCTCGGGCGACGTGAAGCTGAGCATCCTCAAACTGCTCGCCGAAGGGCTCAAGGACGAGGTCATAGCCCGTCGGCTCGGCATGTCGGTCCGCACCTGCCGCAAGCACATCGCCGCCATCATGCTTCAGTTCGGAGCCACCAGCCGGTTCCAGGGCGGCTACATCGCACACCGGCTCCACCTGCTCGACAGCTCTGACCAGGAAGGCGGCCCGTCAGGGGTCGAGACTGAGGACGGCTGA
- a CDS encoding MFS transporter translates to MRPFRILLTSFSFSTLADGLTAVLLPLMAAAASRSPLDVALVSVGRALPWTLLAPVVGVWVERVSVRTVLLWASACRMAVLGSLLLVLAASGPRIPALVVAAAALGVLEAFYEVAAQSSTPSMVGPDGLVAANAKLTATELIMRSFLGPSAAGVVAALSLLTVTGAGAALYGVTALVMLALPAIPAAASGPRRDIRGEVVEGMRFLRRDPLLVRFVAMTACSAVAYAGWMPVFTLYALAPGPVGLTGAGFGLAMSAASLGGLAATALTPRLPDRLAPMRVLTGTVVLGTLALAVPVVTARPVPNACALMVYSASVVTWNIITVSYRQRAAPAGMLGRINASYRALAWFLVPLGPLVSGLVGTLLGLRAALLLCAAVSGAALFFVPGTLRNAGALNRSAPRKDIHDLV, encoded by the coding sequence GTGCGCCCGTTCCGCATCCTGCTGACCTCGTTCTCCTTCTCCACCTTGGCCGACGGTCTGACCGCCGTGCTGCTACCGCTCATGGCGGCCGCGGCCTCCCGGTCGCCGCTGGACGTGGCGCTGGTGTCCGTGGGCCGCGCGCTGCCATGGACCCTGCTCGCGCCGGTGGTGGGCGTGTGGGTGGAGCGCGTTTCCGTCCGCACGGTACTGCTGTGGGCCAGCGCGTGCCGGATGGCGGTGCTCGGTTCCCTGCTGCTCGTCTTGGCGGCCTCCGGGCCCCGTATTCCGGCGCTGGTCGTCGCGGCCGCCGCGCTGGGAGTCCTTGAGGCCTTCTACGAAGTGGCTGCCCAGAGTTCCACGCCGTCGATGGTCGGGCCCGATGGCTTGGTGGCGGCCAACGCCAAGCTGACGGCAACCGAACTGATCATGAGGAGCTTCCTCGGGCCCTCCGCCGCCGGCGTGGTCGCCGCCCTCAGCCTGCTGACCGTCACCGGTGCCGGCGCCGCGCTGTACGGAGTGACGGCGCTGGTCATGCTGGCACTGCCGGCGATCCCCGCAGCCGCGTCCGGGCCGCGGCGCGACATCCGCGGCGAGGTCGTCGAGGGCATGCGCTTCCTGCGGCGCGATCCCCTGCTGGTGCGCTTCGTCGCCATGACCGCCTGCAGCGCGGTGGCGTACGCCGGCTGGATGCCCGTCTTCACCTTGTACGCACTCGCCCCGGGCCCGGTCGGGCTGACCGGCGCGGGCTTCGGCCTCGCCATGTCCGCCGCCTCGCTCGGCGGTCTGGCAGCCACGGCCCTCACCCCGCGGCTGCCGGACCGACTGGCCCCGATGCGGGTCCTCACCGGCACCGTCGTCCTGGGCACGCTCGCCCTGGCGGTGCCCGTCGTGACGGCCCGTCCGGTCCCCAATGCCTGCGCACTGATGGTGTACAGCGCGTCCGTGGTGACCTGGAACATCATCACCGTCTCCTACCGGCAGCGCGCCGCACCGGCCGGGATGCTCGGCAGGATCAACGCCTCGTACCGGGCCCTCGCCTGGTTCCTGGTTCCGCTGGGCCCGCTCGTCTCCGGGCTCGTGGGCACGCTGCTCGGGCTGCGCGCGGCACTGCTGCTCTGCGCGGCCGTCTCCGGCGCGGCCCTGTTCTTCGTACCCGGCACGCTCAGGAACGCCGGCGCTCTGAACCGCTCCGCCCCTCGGAAGGACATCCATGACCTTGTATGA
- a CDS encoding thioesterase domain-containing protein, which yields MTTVLVDTINAAPAGTLPDTGNLLPLRDIGRGRTIVFVHPAGGGAGGFRRLLPHLDPSWNVFAYEALEPGPPDRCSLPAIAEDYLAALDRVASPAGAVLAGWSFGGAVAMEMSRRAEAAGCPPDAVVLIDSATPDVLAGRDRSAHAEIAGLFGVELADAAGADEESALAEVAAAFNRATPGARISATDLGPFVDVFRWHLDAVRREWPDAGCTAPCFLVRAADEKGWAATGAPEDLGWSRLLAREVTYRSSPGTHHSVFSEANAPVLAGVLQDIVAGLGGGARRRRAADFSRLLAGPAGTPDGRPGQCARSASC from the coding sequence ATGACGACTGTGCTCGTAGACACCATCAATGCTGCGCCGGCCGGGACCCTCCCGGACACAGGGAACCTCCTGCCGCTGCGGGACATCGGGCGGGGCCGGACGATCGTCTTCGTCCACCCGGCGGGGGGCGGGGCGGGCGGGTTCCGCAGACTGCTTCCCCATCTGGACCCGTCCTGGAACGTGTTCGCCTACGAGGCGCTCGAACCGGGTCCGCCGGACCGGTGCTCCCTCCCCGCGATCGCCGAGGACTACCTCGCCGCACTGGACCGGGTGGCCTCGCCGGCCGGTGCGGTGCTGGCCGGCTGGTCCTTCGGCGGCGCGGTCGCCATGGAGATGAGCCGTCGGGCGGAGGCCGCCGGCTGCCCGCCCGACGCGGTGGTCCTGATCGACAGCGCCACCCCCGACGTGCTCGCCGGCCGGGACCGGTCCGCGCACGCCGAGATCGCCGGGCTGTTCGGCGTGGAGCTGGCGGACGCCGCCGGGGCGGACGAGGAGTCGGCCCTGGCCGAGGTCGCCGCCGCCTTCAACCGGGCCACGCCCGGTGCACGGATATCGGCGACGGACCTGGGTCCGTTCGTCGACGTGTTCCGCTGGCACCTCGACGCCGTGCGGCGGGAGTGGCCCGATGCGGGCTGCACCGCCCCCTGTTTCCTGGTGCGCGCGGCGGACGAGAAGGGCTGGGCGGCGACGGGAGCTCCCGAGGACCTCGGCTGGAGCCGTCTGCTGGCCCGAGAGGTGACGTACCGGAGTTCCCCCGGGACGCACCACTCGGTGTTCTCCGAGGCGAACGCTCCCGTGCTGGCCGGCGTCCTGCAGGACATCGTTGCGGGACTGGGCGGCGGGGCTCGCAGGCGCCGGGCGGCCGACTTCTCCCGGCTGCTCGCCGGGCCGGCCGGGACACCCGACGGGAGGCCCGGCCAGTGCGCCCGTTCCGCATCCTGCTGA